Proteins encoded in a region of the Panicum hallii strain FIL2 chromosome 3, PHallii_v3.1, whole genome shotgun sequence genome:
- the LOC112885796 gene encoding L-type lectin-domain containing receptor kinase IX.1-like isoform X1 gives MRRHVSKCAASAPAQSTAPSLLTMAPLHFLILLAIVSSFPYSTAAPDLTLTISAGIFIPVGPYYCSTTGNYTLKSPYQVNLRKLMDDLQSGAIANHAGFNYTVAGEAPDAVFGLTMCYADRNWTQCQNCLQAATSEVELICPFSREMKAREDACVLRYSNESFFSVADLTSAFHVSDTSNSSVTNVAGVNATLLSLMSRLAAEAAVSELRLAKGSQVYKGSKGISQVIYGLAQCTRDLNASECSRCLTYFVEELLRSSSLSVEINDAVKGYSCNVAYKIGEDFDSSIRPAIASAPMAPSTIAQPPDLFHEKDPSPGTRPTLGIVAGVTGGSIAFVICTGTLVCILLRHRSIKAREREVDVFDDDPLEDNTFDKGTGPRQFRYRELATAAGFFSDEEKLGEGGFGSVYKGYLKDMDLWVAIKRVSKSSQQGRKEYISEVKIISRLRHRNLVQLIGWCHGGGELLLVYELMPNGSLNSHIHSQNNVLSWQLRSGIVLGIGSALVYLHQDWEQCVLHRDIKPSNILLDASFNAKLGDFGLARMVDHERQSHTTALAGTMGYMDPECMLSGSASTTSDVYSFGVVLLEICCGRRPIIVVQDSEEYATMHLVQWVWECYGRGRIIDAADARLNGEFDGDEMERVMITALWCAHPDRTLRPFIRQAISVLRMEAPLPSLPTNMPVATFMPPMHHLQRESGATTGSSSGSAGTKHSSIATKTSSLLR, from the exons ATGCGAAGACACGTATCTAAGTGCGCTGCCTCAGCACCTGCGCAATCTACTGCTCCTTCCCTACTAACCATGGCAccgctgcatttcctcatcCTGCTCGCCATCGTCTCCTCATTTCCTTATTCCACTGCAGCGCCGGATTTAACGTTGACGATTTCGGCAGGAATCTTCATTCCCGTTGGACCATACTACTGCTCTACTACGGGCAACTACACCCTTAAGAGCCCGTACCAGGTGAACCTCCGCAAACTCATGGACGACCTCCAGTCGGGTGCCATCGCCAACCACGCCGGCTTCAATTACACTGTTGCCGGTGAGGCGCCCGATGCTGTGTTTGGTCTCACTATGTGCTACGCCGACCGTAACTGGACCCAGTGCCAGAACTGCCTCCAAGCGGCGACCAGTGAAGTGGAGCTGATTTGCCCATTCagccgggagatgaaggcccgcgAAGACGCGTGCGTGCTCCGGTACTCCAACGAGTCGTTCTTCTCCGTCGCCGATCTGACATCAGCGTTCCACGTCTCGGATACTAGTAACTCCTCCGTCACCAACGTGGCCGGCGTGAACGCCACGCTGTTGAGTCTGATGTCCCGGCTAGCGGCGGAGGCTGCCGTCTCCGAGCTACGGCTGGCGAAAGGGAGCCAGGTGTACAAGGGATCGAAAGGCATCTCGCAGGTGATTTACGGGCTGGCACAGTGCACCAGGGACCTTAACGCCAGCGAGTGCAGCAGGTGCCTCACCTACTTCGTCGAGGAGCTGTTAAGAAGCAGCTCACTCTCGGTCGAGATCAACGACGCCGTCAAGGGCTACAGCTGTAACGTGGCGTACAAGATTGGGGAAGACTTCGATAGCAGCATTCGACCTGCTATAGCATCGGCGCCCATGGCGCCGTCGACGATTGCACAACCACCAG ACTTGTTCCATGAGAAAGATCCATCGCCTGGCACCAGACCGACGTTGGGGATAGTAGCCGGCGTAACAGGTGGTTCTATAGCTTTCGTCATCTGCACCGGCACCTTGGTTTGCATCTTGTTGCGTCACCGCAGCATAAAGGCAAGAGAGCGAGAAGTAGATGTGTTCGACGATGATCCTCTGGAAGATAACACGTTCGACAAAGGAACAGGACCGAGACAATTCCGATACAGGGAGCTGGCCACCGCAGCCGGCTTCTTCTCCGATGAGGAGAAGCTTGGAGAAGGCGGTTTCGGGTCGGTGTACAAAGGATACTTAAAAGATATGGACCTTTGGGTTGCCATAAAAAGAGTATCCAAGAGCTCCCAGCAGGGGAGAAAGGAGTACATTTCTGAGGTGAAGATCATAAGCCGTCTAAGGCATCGCAATCTGGTGCAGCTTATAGGCTGGTGTCATGGCGGCGGTGAGCTCTTGCTTGTCTATGAGCTCATGCCCAATGGAAGTCTTAACTCTCATATTCATAGCCAGAACAATGTGTTATCATGGCAACTTAG GAGTGGCATTGTGCTTGGAATCGGATCTGCACTTGTGTACCTGCACCAGGATTGGGAGCAGTGCGTTTTGCATCGTGACATCAAACCGAGCAATATCTTGCTTGACGCTTCGTTCAACGCCAAGCTTGGCGATTTCGGGCTCGCGAGGATGGTCGACCACGAACGACAATCTCACACAACTGCCCTTGCCGGCACTATGGGGTACATGGACCCAGAATGCATGCTAAGTGGTAGTGCCAGCACCACATCCGATGTCTACAGCTTTGGCGTCGTCCTCCTTGAGATTTGTTGCGGCCGACGGCCGATCATTGTAGTACAAGACAGCGAAGAATACGCCACCATGCACCTGGTGCAGTGGGTATGGGAATGTTATGGTCGCGGAAGGATCATCGACGCTGCCGATGCACGGTTGAATGGTGAATTTGATGGTGATGAGATGGAGCGTGTTATGATCACGGCTCTCTGGTGCGCGCATCCCGACCGCACCCTGAGGCCATTCATCAGGCAAGCGATTAGCGTGCTCCGGATGGAGGCACCCCTGCCGAGCCTCCCCACCAACATGCCGGTGGCGACATTCATGCCTCCGATGCATCACCTACAGCGTGAATCTGGGGCCACGACGGGCAGCAGCAGTGGCAGTGCAGGCACCAAACATTCAAGCATCGCGACCAAGACGTCTTCCTTGCTGAGATGA
- the LOC112885796 gene encoding L-type lectin-domain containing receptor kinase IX.1-like isoform X2 codes for MRRHVSKCAASAPAQSTAPSLLTMAPLHFLILLAIVSSFPYSTAAPDLTLTISAGIFIPVGPYYCSTTGNYTLKSPYQVNLRKLMDDLQSGAIANHAGFNYTVAGEAPDAVFGLTMCYADRNWTQCQNCLQAATSEVELICPFSREMKAREDACVLRYSNESFFSVADLTSAFHVSDTSNSSVTNVAGVNATLLSLMSRLAAEAAVSELRLAKGSQVYKGSKGISQVIYGLAQCTRDLNASECSRCLTYFVEELLRSSSLSVEINDAVKGYSCNVAYKIGEDFDSSIRPAIASAPMAPSTIAQPPARPTLGIVAGVTGGSIAFVICTGTLVCILLRHRSIKAREREVDVFDDDPLEDNTFDKGTGPRQFRYRELATAAGFFSDEEKLGEGGFGSVYKGYLKDMDLWVAIKRVSKSSQQGRKEYISEVKIISRLRHRNLVQLIGWCHGGGELLLVYELMPNGSLNSHIHSQNNVLSWQLRSGIVLGIGSALVYLHQDWEQCVLHRDIKPSNILLDASFNAKLGDFGLARMVDHERQSHTTALAGTMGYMDPECMLSGSASTTSDVYSFGVVLLEICCGRRPIIVVQDSEEYATMHLVQWVWECYGRGRIIDAADARLNGEFDGDEMERVMITALWCAHPDRTLRPFIRQAISVLRMEAPLPSLPTNMPVATFMPPMHHLQRESGATTGSSSGSAGTKHSSIATKTSSLLR; via the exons ATGCGAAGACACGTATCTAAGTGCGCTGCCTCAGCACCTGCGCAATCTACTGCTCCTTCCCTACTAACCATGGCAccgctgcatttcctcatcCTGCTCGCCATCGTCTCCTCATTTCCTTATTCCACTGCAGCGCCGGATTTAACGTTGACGATTTCGGCAGGAATCTTCATTCCCGTTGGACCATACTACTGCTCTACTACGGGCAACTACACCCTTAAGAGCCCGTACCAGGTGAACCTCCGCAAACTCATGGACGACCTCCAGTCGGGTGCCATCGCCAACCACGCCGGCTTCAATTACACTGTTGCCGGTGAGGCGCCCGATGCTGTGTTTGGTCTCACTATGTGCTACGCCGACCGTAACTGGACCCAGTGCCAGAACTGCCTCCAAGCGGCGACCAGTGAAGTGGAGCTGATTTGCCCATTCagccgggagatgaaggcccgcgAAGACGCGTGCGTGCTCCGGTACTCCAACGAGTCGTTCTTCTCCGTCGCCGATCTGACATCAGCGTTCCACGTCTCGGATACTAGTAACTCCTCCGTCACCAACGTGGCCGGCGTGAACGCCACGCTGTTGAGTCTGATGTCCCGGCTAGCGGCGGAGGCTGCCGTCTCCGAGCTACGGCTGGCGAAAGGGAGCCAGGTGTACAAGGGATCGAAAGGCATCTCGCAGGTGATTTACGGGCTGGCACAGTGCACCAGGGACCTTAACGCCAGCGAGTGCAGCAGGTGCCTCACCTACTTCGTCGAGGAGCTGTTAAGAAGCAGCTCACTCTCGGTCGAGATCAACGACGCCGTCAAGGGCTACAGCTGTAACGTGGCGTACAAGATTGGGGAAGACTTCGATAGCAGCATTCGACCTGCTATAGCATCGGCGCCCATGGCGCCGTCGACGATTGCACAACCACCAG CCAGACCGACGTTGGGGATAGTAGCCGGCGTAACAGGTGGTTCTATAGCTTTCGTCATCTGCACCGGCACCTTGGTTTGCATCTTGTTGCGTCACCGCAGCATAAAGGCAAGAGAGCGAGAAGTAGATGTGTTCGACGATGATCCTCTGGAAGATAACACGTTCGACAAAGGAACAGGACCGAGACAATTCCGATACAGGGAGCTGGCCACCGCAGCCGGCTTCTTCTCCGATGAGGAGAAGCTTGGAGAAGGCGGTTTCGGGTCGGTGTACAAAGGATACTTAAAAGATATGGACCTTTGGGTTGCCATAAAAAGAGTATCCAAGAGCTCCCAGCAGGGGAGAAAGGAGTACATTTCTGAGGTGAAGATCATAAGCCGTCTAAGGCATCGCAATCTGGTGCAGCTTATAGGCTGGTGTCATGGCGGCGGTGAGCTCTTGCTTGTCTATGAGCTCATGCCCAATGGAAGTCTTAACTCTCATATTCATAGCCAGAACAATGTGTTATCATGGCAACTTAG GAGTGGCATTGTGCTTGGAATCGGATCTGCACTTGTGTACCTGCACCAGGATTGGGAGCAGTGCGTTTTGCATCGTGACATCAAACCGAGCAATATCTTGCTTGACGCTTCGTTCAACGCCAAGCTTGGCGATTTCGGGCTCGCGAGGATGGTCGACCACGAACGACAATCTCACACAACTGCCCTTGCCGGCACTATGGGGTACATGGACCCAGAATGCATGCTAAGTGGTAGTGCCAGCACCACATCCGATGTCTACAGCTTTGGCGTCGTCCTCCTTGAGATTTGTTGCGGCCGACGGCCGATCATTGTAGTACAAGACAGCGAAGAATACGCCACCATGCACCTGGTGCAGTGGGTATGGGAATGTTATGGTCGCGGAAGGATCATCGACGCTGCCGATGCACGGTTGAATGGTGAATTTGATGGTGATGAGATGGAGCGTGTTATGATCACGGCTCTCTGGTGCGCGCATCCCGACCGCACCCTGAGGCCATTCATCAGGCAAGCGATTAGCGTGCTCCGGATGGAGGCACCCCTGCCGAGCCTCCCCACCAACATGCCGGTGGCGACATTCATGCCTCCGATGCATCACCTACAGCGTGAATCTGGGGCCACGACGGGCAGCAGCAGTGGCAGTGCAGGCACCAAACATTCAAGCATCGCGACCAAGACGTCTTCCTTGCTGAGATGA
- the LOC112885800 gene encoding cysteine-rich repeat secretory protein 1-like translates to MAPLHFLILLAIVSSFPYSTAAPDLTLTFSAGVLVPIGPYYCSTTGNYTIKSPYQVNLGKLMDDLQSGAIANRAGFNYAVAGEAPDAVFGLTMCYADRNWTQCQNCLQPATTGAELICPFSRETKAREDACVLRYSNESFFSVADLT, encoded by the coding sequence ATGGCAccgctgcatttcctcatcCTGCTCGCCATCGTCTCCTCATTTCCTTATTCCACTGCAGCGCCGGATTTAACGTTGACGTTTTCGGCAGGAGTCTTAGTGCCCATTGGACCATACTACTGCTCTACTACGGGCAACTACACCATTAAGAGCCCGTACCAGGTGAACCTCGGCAAACTCATGGACGACCTCCAGTCGGGTGCCATCGCCAACCGCGCCGGCTTCAATTACGCTGTTGCCGGTGAGGCGCCCGATGCTGTGTTTGGTCTCACTATGTGCTACGCCGACCGTAACTGGACCCAGTGCCAGAACTGCCTCCAACCGGCGACCACTGGAGCGGAGCTGATTTGCCCATTCAGCCGGGAGACGAAGGCCCGCGAAGACGCGTGCGTGCTCCGGTACTCCAACGAGTCGTTCTTCTCCGTCGCCGATCTGACATGA